In a genomic window of Gigantopelta aegis isolate Gae_Host chromosome 9, Gae_host_genome, whole genome shotgun sequence:
- the LOC121381025 gene encoding proline-rich protein 2-like yields MMRFVFCFVVLATVVQIALSAVVGHAAGGATSHAAETTHPGLSPPHGAGGVPHGAVGGTHGGQMQDPTTGQPLVHGGKPPVHSGQPTMHGGQPTMHGGQPTTHGGQPTMHGGQPPVHGGQPTMHGGQPTMHGGQPTMQGGQPTMHGGQPPVNGGQPTMHGGQPPVHGGQPTMHGGQPPVHGGQPTMHGGQPTVHGGQPTMHGGQPTVHGGQPTTHGGQPIKHGGQLPTHGGKRPTHIRHRPIKGRLPIYVRPRIPQRPANPFLQLLYWRMLGTLLELW; encoded by the exons ATGATGCGTTTTGTGTTTTGCTTCGTTGTCCTAGCGACTGTAGTTCAAATCGCTCTGAGTGCAG TTGTCGGTCACGCCGCTGGTGGAGCCACCTCGCACGCTGCTGAGACAACACACCCTGGGCTGAGTCCACCACATGGAGCAGGGGGTGTTCCGCATGGAGCAGTAGGGGGTACACATGGGGGACAAATGCAAGATCCAACGACTGGACAACCTCTCGTGCACGGCGGGAAACCTCCCGTACACAGCGGACAACCTACAATGCACGGCGGACAACCTACAATGCACGGCGGACAACCTACCACGCACGGTGGACAACCTACCATGCACGGCGGACAACCTCCCGTACACGGCGGACAACCTACAATGCACGGTGGACAACCAACAATGCACGGCGGACAACCTACCATGCAGGGTGGACAGCCTACAATGCACGGCGGACAACCTCCCGTTAACGGTGGACAACCTACCATGCACGGCGGACAACCTCCCGTTCACGGTGGACAACCTACCATGCACGGCGGACAACCCCCCGTTCACGGCGGACAACCTACCATGCACGGCGGACAACCTACCGTTCACGGCGGACAACCTACCATGCACGGCGGACAACCTACCGTTCACGGCGGACAACCTACAACGCACGGCGGACAGCCTATCAAACACGGCGGACAACTTCCCACACATGGCGGAAAGAGGCCTACACACATCAGACATCGTCCCATAAAGGGACGACTTCCCATATACGTGAGGCCAAGAATTCCCCAACGGCCAGCGAACCCGTTCTTACAACTGTTGTACTGGAGAATGCTGGGTACGCTGCTTGAACTCTGGTAG